One segment of Anastrepha obliqua isolate idAnaObli1 chromosome 3, idAnaObli1_1.0, whole genome shotgun sequence DNA contains the following:
- the LOC129242765 gene encoding uncharacterized protein LOC129242765 isoform X1, translating to MEKNIVQYLLRDNVAVNTGPNAREFFSDQAEIEFNDGNLLCSIFYQVRSLYQASQERYFQIHSTLHGNQQSGNRPTSAERLYQEMSAWEKENLKSNRLMQFALERIGISNKNTVAGDKPHNGSSNFLQNISDPLEGVRKIEEICQQLPKEWTILQLCKGPRTETTYSVFPQIHELDANIYVTILRHARSKKYPTPICLRFSGLEQKELYKKYANIANQFKQCINVDPKEYITKEAKKSYWDMLFELDQHIAQALQELKNFFFPWSFLFSGQPYIKSPCEAATLLTRQKNAFASVDDFCNENRWESQERVLLSLTAMNIDTLSELEIHAICALLTSNSREQSNAAKLLLKLQNAPEENVEGDTNGNPKILSLHHYPCILIVDERLDHFFWEELNVQQEFCRVNSLQCLWRLHSLYCEHIQSGYLLVNITDGGCLVNPDNNLPKTEMRMRCFFEYWLPNWLKKIGQKPTQDELLKDFFKRSCYVYAGHGSGLQYINGKHIARQQMNCVVFLFGCESSRLRSNGLYSELVGSHLYYHAANCPTLVGTLMPGLDANMDGVATEILSRWIAPNSKDVLPWQCIDRISWLKEGIVKTTKCELPTVANSPQCQIGSLCSVVARIHQRRTEQKYYNTVPYVCRGLPVWNCDVQPFPSK from the exons ATGGAGAAAAATATAGTCCAATATTTGTTGCGTGACAATGTTGCGGTGAATACTGGTCCAAATGCAAGAG AATTCTTCTCGGACCAAGCGGAAATAGAATTCAATGATGGAAATTTACTCTGCTCGATTTTCTACCAAGTTCGTTCATTATATCAAGCGTCGCAGGAACGCTACTTTCAAATCCATTCGACACTTCATGGAAATCAGCAATCAGGCAACAGACCGACTTCGGCAGAAAGACTATACCAGGAGATGAGTGCgtgggaaaaagaaaatttgaaaag TAATCGTCTTATGCAGTTTGCCCTGGAAAGAATTggtatttctaataaaaacacTGTTGCTGGTGATAAGCCACATAACGGTTCgtcaaattttctacaaaatatcAGTGACCCTTTAGAGGGCGTGCGTAAAATCGAAGAAATTTGCCAACAATTGCCAAAAG aaTGGACAATACTCCAACTTTGTAAAGGGCCGCGAACAGAAACTACATATTCAGTTTTTCCGCAGATACATGAGTTGgatgcaaatatatatgtaacaaTACTGAGACACGCACGTAGTAAAAAATATCCTACTCCAATTTGCCTACGCTTTAGTGGTCTTGAGCAAAAAgagctttataaaaaatatgccaacATTGCAAATCAATTCAAGCAGTGCATAAATGTGGACCCCAAAGAATACATTACAAAAGAAGCTAAAAAATCTTATTGGGATATGTTGTTTGAATTGGACCAGCACATTGCG CAAGCATTGCAAGAGCTCaagaatttcttttttccttgGAGTTTTCTGTTCTCCGGCCAACCTTACATTAAGTCTCCCTGTGAAGCTGCCACACTGCTGACTAGGCAAAAGAACGCATTTGCTAGTGTCGATGACTTCTGTAATGAAAACCGATGGGAGTCACAAGAGCGTGTGTTGCTCTCGCTTACAGCTATGAATATCGATACACTATCTGAACTAGAAATTCATGCAATTTGTGCACTGCTCACTAGCAATAGTCGCGAACAGAGTAATGCTGCTAAATTATTACTCAAACTACAAAACGCGC CCGAAGAAAATGTTGAAGGTGACACGAACGGCAACCCCAAGATACTATCATTGCATCACTATCCGTGCATTTTAATAGTGGATGAG CGCCTTGATCATTTCTTTTGGGAGGAATTGAACGTTCAGCAAGAATTTTGTCGTGTTAATTCTCTACAATGTCTCTGGCGTCTGCATAGCCTCTACTGTGAACACATACAGAGTGGGTATCTGCTTGTCAACATAACCGACGGCGGATGCCTAGTAAATCCTG ataataatttaCCCAAGACCGAGATGCGCATGCGTTGCTTTTTCGAATATTGGTTACCAAATTGGCTGAAAAAAATTGGTCAAAAGCCGACACAGGATGAATTACTGAAGGACTTCTTTAAACGCAGTTGTTATGT GTATGCTGGCCACGGTTCCGGCTTACAATACATCAATGGCAAGCATATTGCGCGGCAGCAAATGAATTGTGTGGTCTTCCTTTTTGGCTGTGAATCGTCACGTTTACGTTCAAATGGGTTGTACAGCGAATTAGTTGGTTCGCATTTGTACTACCACGCTGCCAATTG TCCAACACTGGTAGGCACATTGATGCCTGGGCTGGATGCCAACATGGATGGTGTCGCCACGGAAATTCTTAGCCGCTGGATAGCGCCCAATTCAAAGGATGTGTTGCCCTGGCAGTGTATCGATCGCATAAGCTGGCTGAAGGAGGGTATTGTAAAAA CTACAAAATGTGAGCTACCAACAGTAGCCAACTCTCCGCAATGTCAAATAGGCAGCTTGTGTTCGGTGGTAGCGCGCATTCATCAGCGTCGTACGGAACAAAAATACTACAATACCGTGCCATACGTTTGCCGTGGACTGCCAGTTTGGAATTGTGACGTTCAACCCTTTCCCAGCAAGTGA
- the LOC129242765 gene encoding uncharacterized protein LOC129242765 isoform X2, whose product MEKNIVQYLLRDNVAVNTGPNAREFFSDQAEIEFNDGNLLCSIFYQVRSLYQASQERYFQIHSTLHGNQQSGNRPTSAERLYQEMSAWEKENLKSNRLMQFALERIGISNKNTVAGDKPHNGSSNFLQNISDPLEGVRKIEEICQQLPKEWTILQLCKGPRTETTYSVFPQIHELDANIYVTILRHARSKKYPTPICLRFSGLEQKELYKKYANIANQFKQCINVDPKEYITKEAKKSYWDMLFELDQHIAQALQELKNFFFPWSFLFSGQPYIKSPCEAATLLTRQKNAFASVDDFCNENRWESQERVLLSLTAMNIDTLSELEIHAICALLTSNSREQSNAAKLLLKLQNAPEENVEGDTNGNPKILSLHHYPCILIVDERLDHFFWEELNVQQEFCRVNSLQCLWRLHSLYCEHIQSGYLLVNITDGGCLVNPDNNLPKTEMRMRCFFEYWLPNWLKKIGQKPTQDELLKDFFKRSCYVPTLVGTLMPGLDANMDGVATEILSRWIAPNSKDVLPWQCIDRISWLKEGIVKTTKCELPTVANSPQCQIGSLCSVVARIHQRRTEQKYYNTVPYVCRGLPVWNCDVQPFPSK is encoded by the exons ATGGAGAAAAATATAGTCCAATATTTGTTGCGTGACAATGTTGCGGTGAATACTGGTCCAAATGCAAGAG AATTCTTCTCGGACCAAGCGGAAATAGAATTCAATGATGGAAATTTACTCTGCTCGATTTTCTACCAAGTTCGTTCATTATATCAAGCGTCGCAGGAACGCTACTTTCAAATCCATTCGACACTTCATGGAAATCAGCAATCAGGCAACAGACCGACTTCGGCAGAAAGACTATACCAGGAGATGAGTGCgtgggaaaaagaaaatttgaaaag TAATCGTCTTATGCAGTTTGCCCTGGAAAGAATTggtatttctaataaaaacacTGTTGCTGGTGATAAGCCACATAACGGTTCgtcaaattttctacaaaatatcAGTGACCCTTTAGAGGGCGTGCGTAAAATCGAAGAAATTTGCCAACAATTGCCAAAAG aaTGGACAATACTCCAACTTTGTAAAGGGCCGCGAACAGAAACTACATATTCAGTTTTTCCGCAGATACATGAGTTGgatgcaaatatatatgtaacaaTACTGAGACACGCACGTAGTAAAAAATATCCTACTCCAATTTGCCTACGCTTTAGTGGTCTTGAGCAAAAAgagctttataaaaaatatgccaacATTGCAAATCAATTCAAGCAGTGCATAAATGTGGACCCCAAAGAATACATTACAAAAGAAGCTAAAAAATCTTATTGGGATATGTTGTTTGAATTGGACCAGCACATTGCG CAAGCATTGCAAGAGCTCaagaatttcttttttccttgGAGTTTTCTGTTCTCCGGCCAACCTTACATTAAGTCTCCCTGTGAAGCTGCCACACTGCTGACTAGGCAAAAGAACGCATTTGCTAGTGTCGATGACTTCTGTAATGAAAACCGATGGGAGTCACAAGAGCGTGTGTTGCTCTCGCTTACAGCTATGAATATCGATACACTATCTGAACTAGAAATTCATGCAATTTGTGCACTGCTCACTAGCAATAGTCGCGAACAGAGTAATGCTGCTAAATTATTACTCAAACTACAAAACGCGC CCGAAGAAAATGTTGAAGGTGACACGAACGGCAACCCCAAGATACTATCATTGCATCACTATCCGTGCATTTTAATAGTGGATGAG CGCCTTGATCATTTCTTTTGGGAGGAATTGAACGTTCAGCAAGAATTTTGTCGTGTTAATTCTCTACAATGTCTCTGGCGTCTGCATAGCCTCTACTGTGAACACATACAGAGTGGGTATCTGCTTGTCAACATAACCGACGGCGGATGCCTAGTAAATCCTG ataataatttaCCCAAGACCGAGATGCGCATGCGTTGCTTTTTCGAATATTGGTTACCAAATTGGCTGAAAAAAATTGGTCAAAAGCCGACACAGGATGAATTACTGAAGGACTTCTTTAAACGCAGTTGTTATGT TCCAACACTGGTAGGCACATTGATGCCTGGGCTGGATGCCAACATGGATGGTGTCGCCACGGAAATTCTTAGCCGCTGGATAGCGCCCAATTCAAAGGATGTGTTGCCCTGGCAGTGTATCGATCGCATAAGCTGGCTGAAGGAGGGTATTGTAAAAA CTACAAAATGTGAGCTACCAACAGTAGCCAACTCTCCGCAATGTCAAATAGGCAGCTTGTGTTCGGTGGTAGCGCGCATTCATCAGCGTCGTACGGAACAAAAATACTACAATACCGTGCCATACGTTTGCCGTGGACTGCCAGTTTGGAATTGTGACGTTCAACCCTTTCCCAGCAAGTGA